A segment of the Alphaproteobacteria bacterium genome:
CAAGGTCTAGACAAAATCCGTCAAGAAATTGAAAGCGGGGCGTTCAAATTCTCGCGCGCGCTCGAGGACATTCACATGAATGTCGAACACCGTTTGGCCGAAATTGTCGGCGAAGCGGCAGGACGACTCCACACCGCGCGCTCGCGGAATGACCAGGTGGCGACCGATTTCCGCTTGTGGGTGCGCGATGCGATCGACCATCTCGATCCTGCCTTGAGGGAATTGCAGGCGGCCCTCCTTGCTCAGGCCGAGCGTCACGCGGAAACGCTCATGCCCGGCCTCACGCACCTTCAACCGGCACAGCCCATCACCTTCGGCCATCACCTGATGGCCTATGTGGAAATGTTCGGTCGCGATCGCAGTCGCTTTGCGGATTGCCGCAAGCGATTGAACGAATCGCCGCTAGGTGCCGCAGCACTCGCCGGCACGTCGTTTCCGATCGACCGTGAGATGACGGCGCGGGAGCTCGGCTTCGCGCGCCCGATGGCGAATTCGCTCGATGCAGTCTCCGACCGCGACTTTGCCCTCGAGTTCCTGGCCTCAGCGTCGATCGTTGGGATTCATCTTTCACGCCTTGCCGAAGAGTTGGTGATTTGGTCCTCGGACCAATTCCGGTTCGTGATGCTTTCGGATCAGTTCACAACCGGAAGTTCGATCATGCCGCAGAAAAGGAACCCGGACGCGGCCGAGCTGGTGCGCGCAAAGGCAGGCCGTCTCATTGCAAATCTGGTCAGTCTCCTGACCGTCATGAAGGGCCTTCCGCTCACTTACGGCAAGGACATGCAGGAGGACAAGGCGCCGACGTTCGAGGCGGCGGACACGCTCGCCTTGTCCATCGCGGCGACGACGGGAATGATCCGCGATCTTACGCCAAACCTCGCCGCCATGCGCGCCGCGCTCAACGGCGGCTTCCTCACGGCGACCGATCTTGCGGACTGGCTCGTGCGGGCGCGGGGAATGCCGTTCCGCGAAGCCCATCACATCGCCGGTCGCGTCGTGCGGCTGGCCGAGACGCGACGCTGCAGGCTCGACGAGCTGAGCCTCGGCGATCTCCAATCGATCGAGCCGCGCATCACCAAGGACGTGCTCGACGTGCTGAGTGTGGAGAGATCCGTGCGAAGCCGCCGCAGCCTTGGTGGCACCGCTCCCGACCAGGTGCGCCGCGCCATAGCCCGCGCCAAGGAGCGTTATCTTTGATCCGTCTCGTTTTTTCCATCGTCCTTTCGGCGGTCGTTGCTTGCACGCTCGCGGCTTGCGGCAAGAAGGGTCCCCCGGAGGTGCCGAAAGGTGAGACCGACACCCTCGATCGGAAATATCCGAGTGGGGAGTAGGCCGGGCAATGGATGATTTCACTTATAGGGGCGGCTTTCTTCACGCCGAAGACGTCCCGCTTCCTCGTATCGCGGAGGCGGTCGGCACGCCGTTCTATTGTTATTCGACCCGCGCGATCTTGCGTCAATACCAGGCGTTCAAAAACGCCTTTGCCGGCGTCGATGCAAAAATCTGCTACGCGCTCAAAGCGAACGCCAATCTCGCGGTCGTGCGCACGCTCGTCACCGCGGGTGCGGGAGCCGACGTCGTGTCGGAAGGTGAATTGAGGATTGCGCTTGCCGCCGGGGCCGCCCCCGCAAAGATCGTTTTTTCGGGTGTGGGCAAGACGCGGCGGGAGATTGCATTCGCACTCGAGACCGGCATCTTTCAAATCAACGTCGAGTCGGAGCCGGAGCTCGAGGTTCTCGGTGAGACCGCTCGATCTCTCGGCAAGGAGATCGACGTCGCAATACGGCTCAACCCTGACGTCGATGCGCGCACGCACGCCAAGATCACCACGGGCAGAAAGGAAAACAAGTTCGGCGTCCTGATGGAATCCGCGCGTCAACTTTATGTCCGTGGCGCGCGCATGCCCGGTCTTTCGATGCGCGGAGTCGCCGTGCATATCGGTTCCCTCTTGACCGATATCGCACCCTACCGCGAAGCGTTCGAGCGCGTGGTCGAATTCGTGCGCGTGCTGCGCAAGGATGGCCACGATATCCGCCGCATCGACCTCGGCGGCGGGCTCGGTATTGCCTATGGCAACGAAACAACGCCGGGGGTGACGGACTACGCTGCGATGGTAAAAGAAGTGACGGGCGGTATCGGGTGCGAATTGACATTCGAGCCCGGGCGCTTCCTCGTCGGCAATGCGGGCCTTCTCGTTTCGCGCGTCGTTTATGTGAAGAAGGGTGCGGCAAGAGATATCGTCATCGTCGATTCCGCGATGAACGACCTGATCCGCCCAGCGCTATACGATGCATTTCACAAAATAGTCACCGTCGCGGAACCGAACCCGGGCGCGCGGCACGAGCCTGTCGATGTCGTCGGGCCAGTGTGCGAAAGTGCCGACATCTTCGCTCGCGCCAGGGCACTCACGCCCGTCGTTGCCGGTGACCTCCTTGCCATTTGCTCGGCGGGGGCCTACGCTTCGGTCATGGCCTCGACGTACAATGCGCGTCTGCCCGCTCCGGAAGTCATGGTTAACGGAGCGAAGTACGCAGTGGTGAGGCCGCGGCCCGATTACGCGGAACTGATGGGCCGCGATTGCCTGCCCGATTGGCTTCGGCCCAACGCTGGCGATGCGATGGATGTTGGTGCGACGAAGCGAGACGTGGCATGACGCTCGCCGTCGGATGAGCGACGATCGCCGGCGGTGAAGGAGAAATGCAGCGACAACATGACGGCCGCGAATCAAACGCCGAAGGTTGAGGGCCTCCGCCCTCGCACGATTTCCCTCGCCCGTTTGGCGCTTCTCTGGGAGACAGTCTGGCCAAGCGCGTGGCCCGCCCTGGGTACGCTCGGATTGTTCGCAGCCCTTGCTTGCTTTGGCGTTTTCACGGTCCTGCCGGGCTGGTTGCATGTCCTGCTTCTCGCCGGATTTGCGTCAGCACTCGCGATCGCGATCTTTCGTGGCGTTCGCACGCTTCGTTCCCCGAGCATCGCGGAAGCCGAACGGCGCATCGAGCGCGACAGCGGGCTCGTCCATCGACCCCTCACGGCACTCGACGACAAGCTCGCGATCGGTGCGGGCGACGATTTCACCGAGACATTGTGGCGAG
Coding sequences within it:
- the lysA gene encoding diaminopimelate decarboxylase, encoding MDDFTYRGGFLHAEDVPLPRIAEAVGTPFYCYSTRAILRQYQAFKNAFAGVDAKICYALKANANLAVVRTLVTAGAGADVVSEGELRIALAAGAAPAKIVFSGVGKTRREIAFALETGIFQINVESEPELEVLGETARSLGKEIDVAIRLNPDVDARTHAKITTGRKENKFGVLMESARQLYVRGARMPGLSMRGVAVHIGSLLTDIAPYREAFERVVEFVRVLRKDGHDIRRIDLGGGLGIAYGNETTPGVTDYAAMVKEVTGGIGCELTFEPGRFLVGNAGLLVSRVVYVKKGAARDIVIVDSAMNDLIRPALYDAFHKIVTVAEPNPGARHEPVDVVGPVCESADIFARARALTPVVAGDLLAICSAGAYASVMASTYNARLPAPEVMVNGAKYAVVRPRPDYAELMGRDCLPDWLRPNAGDAMDVGATKRDVA
- a CDS encoding lipoprotein, with amino-acid sequence MIRLVFSIVLSAVVACTLAACGKKGPPEVPKGETDTLDRKYPSGE
- the argH gene encoding argininosuccinate lyase → MSPPAPVRAKAAPLKAMPLKVASGKAIAPRQTEREGAAAKAKPAKPGPNANPLWGGRFASGPAETMVEINASIDFDRRLYAQDIRASKAHAAMLVARGIVSSKDGQAIAQGLDKIRQEIESGAFKFSRALEDIHMNVEHRLAEIVGEAAGRLHTARSRNDQVATDFRLWVRDAIDHLDPALRELQAALLAQAERHAETLMPGLTHLQPAQPITFGHHLMAYVEMFGRDRSRFADCRKRLNESPLGAAALAGTSFPIDREMTARELGFARPMANSLDAVSDRDFALEFLASASIVGIHLSRLAEELVIWSSDQFRFVMLSDQFTTGSSIMPQKRNPDAAELVRAKAGRLIANLVSLLTVMKGLPLTYGKDMQEDKAPTFEAADTLALSIAATTGMIRDLTPNLAAMRAALNGGFLTATDLADWLVRARGMPFREAHHIAGRVVRLAETRRCRLDELSLGDLQSIEPRITKDVLDVLSVERSVRSRRSLGGTAPDQVRRAIARAKERYL